The Novibacillus thermophilus genome segment GATCGTAACGCTTTATGTAAAAACGGTGACAAAGCGCTTTGCGTCCCCCCTCCGGTGCTATGATGGATGTATGAGATTCGACGTTCTTTGGGAGGGGGATCAACATGCTAGTAGAAAACGGAGAGTACCGTGTCGCTCTCGATGACCCCTATCGGGCAGAGGACGGCAATCCGTGGAAGGAGTTACTGCATGTGATGGACTCTCTGACAGACGGGATATTCCTCTTGGACCAGGCGAAACGCGTCGTCGGAGTGAACCGGACGGCACAAAAAATGCTGGGATGGACCGAAGAAGAGTGGCAGCAAGGATTTGATTTTTGCCGTCAGGCGTGTGACGGCGTCGTTTCGGAATACAACGACGAGGGGTTATCCAATTGCGCCAATTGCCGTATTTTTCAGGAGAACTGCCCTTACGTGGAAATGGTGTTGCGCAAAAAGAACGGCGAACGCCTGGCCGTCACGGCGAGCAGCACGGTCATGGAGGCAAAGCAGGACCAGCCCGTGTGTACAGTGATGGCCATTCGCGACATTTCCAAACAGAAAAGACGGGCGAAAGAGCATCTGTCGCAACGGTTGAGCAACAAATTGATGCAAGCGCTGGAAGATGAACGAAAGCGAATCTCGAAAGAATTGCACGACGGTATCGGTCAAAGCCTGTTCGGCATTCAAATGACGTTAAATTTGCTGAAGGATCGATTTGAGCAGTTGGGACTGGAGGAATATTACCGGAATTTGTACGACATGACGACGCAGACGTTGGAAGACGTGCGCCATATTTGCACGGAACTTCGCCCTTCGATCTTAGATGACCTCGGACTGGTGCCGGCGATCCGCTCGTACGTCAAAAGGATGCAGTCTTCCGTCCCCTTTGAGGTGACGTTTAAGTACAACGCCAACGTGCGGTTGGACCCCCATATGGAGACGGCGTTGTTCCGCATTTTTCAGGAGGCGCTCAGCAACGCAGTCAAGTATTCAGAAGCGGAGCAGTTTACCGTCGATTTATCCTGTGGGGAGAACGGTGTCGCATTGACCATCGAAGATGACGGGAAAGGTTTTTTACCGGAGGAGATCGGTGAAAACGGCTGCGGTTTAGGTCTGCTCGGAATGAAAGAGCGCGTCGCCCAGCTAAACGGATGTATCGACATCGATTCCGAGATCGGACGGGGAACGCGCATACACGTCGCGCTGCCAGAAAGGGGGCTCCGTCAATGACAGAGACGGTCCGCATTTTAATCGCAGACGATCACGTCATCGTCCGTTCTGGTTTAAGCTTGTTGTTGTCCCGTTGTCCGGATTTTGAC includes the following:
- a CDS encoding ATP-binding protein, giving the protein MLVENGEYRVALDDPYRAEDGNPWKELLHVMDSLTDGIFLLDQAKRVVGVNRTAQKMLGWTEEEWQQGFDFCRQACDGVVSEYNDEGLSNCANCRIFQENCPYVEMVLRKKNGERLAVTASSTVMEAKQDQPVCTVMAIRDISKQKRRAKEHLSQRLSNKLMQALEDERKRISKELHDGIGQSLFGIQMTLNLLKDRFEQLGLEEYYRNLYDMTTQTLEDVRHICTELRPSILDDLGLVPAIRSYVKRMQSSVPFEVTFKYNANVRLDPHMETALFRIFQEALSNAVKYSEAEQFTVDLSCGENGVALTIEDDGKGFLPEEIGENGCGLGLLGMKERVAQLNGCIDIDSEIGRGTRIHVALPERGLRQ